From the Brienomyrus brachyistius isolate T26 chromosome 23, BBRACH_0.4, whole genome shotgun sequence genome, the window AGGCGCCGGATGTCATGAACCTCAGCCAGTGGTCCCTGCAGCACGAGATCTCTTGCAAGCTCAGCTGCAGCTGCATATCCTGGAACCCCTCCAGGTAGGACTGTGCTCCTCCGGGTTTCCCTTCAAGCACAGGCTGTGGTCATCTTTGGGTTAGAGTGTGGTCTGGTTCTGAGTGCTGGTCATGTGTAAGTATGCTTACAGTTTCAGGAAAGctgaatgtttttcttttttttccgttTAAGTTTCCAGCATTGATGTGCTTTGGCCGTTTACCTTGTGACCTATGTAGATCTATGTCGTCTATATAGACATATGGCTTCTGATCCCGAGCTGGAAGTTCAGCACAAACTATTGCTTGGTAAAAGGCGTGTCCCCCGCAATGTTACGTAGATTGTGTTTGTgcggcctgcagctcccgcgctcATCCCCCCATGATCGCGGTGGGCAGCGACGACAGCAGCGTGACGTACGCCGGCAAGGTCCAGATCTACGAGTACAGCGAGAACACACGGTTGGTGCTTCTCTCCTCTCCACGTATCTCGCTCGCGCTCCTAGTTTTTAACCGCACGCTCCGATCAGCTGATCATCTGCCCTCTTCGTCGGACAGGAAGTACGCGAAGGCGGAGACGCTGGTGACCGTGACGGACCCCGTGCACGACGTGGCGTTCGCTCCGAACCTGGGCCGCTCCTTCCACGTGCTGGCCATAGCCACCAAAGACGTGCGCATCTTTAAACTCATCCCCCTGCGGTGAGGCCCTATTTCCTGCCTGCTAAACGTGTCCCCCCACCTTGTCGTGTGGGGCCCATGATTCTGGATATGAGAGCTTAACCCACATTctcatgtgggggtgggggggacctcTGCAGGAAGGAGATCGCCTCGTCCACCGGGCCCACGAAGTTCGAGGTGCAGATCGTGGCCCAGTTCGACAATCACAACTCGCAGGTGTGGCGAGTCAGCTGGAACATAACCAGCACCTTGCTGGCCTCCTCGGGGGACGACGGCTGCGTGCGACTCTGGAAAGGTGGGGATCCGTTTCCGTGCTGCTTTTGTCCCCCTGTGCCGCACGTTTGACCCACTATCCCAAGCATTTGGTTCCACGTTTGTTTACATGTGACAGACTGGGCTCTCGGTTGCCGTGGAGGTGTAAGGTGTGACTTCCGCTGGAAGTGCTTCTCTTTTACTCTGCCCCTTCCCTGTCCATCCAGCAAACTACATGGACAACTGGAAGTGCACTGGGATCTTGAAGGGGGACGGCAGCCCTGGGAACGGCTCCTCCGGTCAAGCTGGGGCCCTCGGCACTGCGGGGGGCACCTTGGCTGCAGCTTCTCAGAATTCCTTTAACGGGACCTCAGTGGGAAGGTAGGTGTCGCTCTAAACCCCAAAACTCTGTTCATATTGACACTGGAATATTCCAGGTTGCATCGCTAGTCCTGTCCTATGACCTGCAATGTGccctgtaaaaaataaaaaaaaaaacactgagttTGTCAGGTAAGCATGGTGTAACCCGGCTACTACAACTGGCATACGGCACCGTTTTATATGGGGCGTCAATTTGAAATTTTGAGGATTACTATTGTAATCCACTACTGTGTGATATTAAGAGTTATGGATGTTAGCCAACTGGAATGATTCGCCTATATTTGATGGAAAGAGTTCCTAAATCGATACAGTGCATCCTCCCTTGCTGGTATTAGCTAGGAAAAATGACCAGGTCAGCAGTGGGAGGCTGCGGCATTTCAGTGGGAACGCTCCCCAGTTTGGCGACGATGATAAAACGACATTCATGACCCGTGTACCAGCTGGGCCGGGCCAGACGGCTTCGCTCATGGCAGAAGCCCTGTGTTCTAAATGCAGGGGCCCCAGTACTGCTATCTCATGTTGGAAACGAGCTAAAACCACCTGGGCAAGAATCCTGTTGTAAACAGTTTGTTTACACTCTACTTTCTTCTACGAAGGAGTCTTTAACCCTTTTAAAGTTTCAGAACGTTCGTTCTCTTGGTCTTCGGAATTTGGCCGTGCACATGACGTGCCGTACAGAGCATGTC encodes:
- the seh1l gene encoding nucleoporin SEH1 isoform X3 is translated as MFVARSIAADHKDLIHDVSYDFHGRRMATCSSDQSVKVWDKTESGEWHCTASWKTHSGSVWRVTWAHPEFGQVLASCSFDRTAAVWEEIVGESNDKQRGQSHWIKRTTLVDSRTSVTDVKFAPKHMGLMLTTCSADGVVRIYEAPDVMNLSQWSLQHEISCKLSCSCISWNPSSSRAHPPMIAVGSDDSSVTYAGKVQIYEYSENTRKYAKAETLVTVTDPVHDVAFAPNLGRSFHVLAIATKDVRIFKLIPLRKEIASSTGPTKFEVQIVAQFDNHNSQVWRVSWNITSTLLASSGDDGCVRLWKANYMDNWKCTGILKGDGSPGNGSSGQAGALGTAGGTLAAASQNSFNGTSVGRRKAQLLPG
- the seh1l gene encoding nucleoporin SEH1 isoform X1, whose protein sequence is MFVARSIAADHKDLIHDVSYDFHGRRMATCSSDQSVKVWDKTESGEWHCTASWKTHSGSVWRVTWAHPEFGQVLASCSFDRTAAVWEEIVGESNDKQRGQSHWIKRTTLVDSRTSVTDVKFAPKHMGLMLTTCSADGVVRIYEAPDVMNLSQWSLQHEISCKLSCSCISWNPSSSRAHPPMIAVGSDDSSVTYAGKVQIYEYSENTRKYAKAETLVTVTDPVHDVAFAPNLGRSFHVLAIATKDVRIFKLIPLRKEIASSTGPTKFEVQIVAQFDNHNSQVWRVSWNITSTLLASSGDDGCVRLWKANYMDNWKCTGILKGDGSPGNGSSGQAGALGTAGGTLAAASQNSFNGTSVGRYFFPPLDPPWAGSRYSHLLRPPSPVEHTCDADSSGCLQPQQLCRRFSERPLNPLPEHDGL
- the seh1l gene encoding nucleoporin SEH1 isoform X2 — protein: MFVARSIAADHKDLIHDVSYDFHGRRMATCSSDQSVKVWDKTESGEWHCTASWKTHSGSVWRVTWAHPEFGQVLASCSFDRTAAVWEEIVGESNDKQRGQSHWIKRTTLVDSRTSVTDVKFAPKHMGLMLTTCSADGVVRIYEAPDVMNLSQWSLQHEISCKLSCSCISWNPSSSRAHPPMIAVGSDDSSVTYAGKVQIYEYSENTRKYAKAETLVTVTDPVHDVAFAPNLGRSFHVLAIATKDVRIFKLIPLRKEIASSTGPTKFEVQIVAQFDNHNSQVWRVSWNITSTLLASSGDDGCVRLWKANYMDNWKCTGILKGDGSPGNGSSGQAGALGTAGGTLAAASQNSFNGTSVGRNGKRAPFSPPLRRPTSPKAFHQPTYY